The Chryseobacterium indologenes genomic sequence TGTGCTGCAATAGAGAACAGACTGCTTCCTTTTTTGATGTAAGAGCGGTTAATGGCCGTAAAAAGTTTCAGAAAAGTAGAAACCGAGTTAATAGGAAATAATGGAAAATTAACCAGAGGAAAATTGGCCAGTAATCCTCCTTTTTCATCCTTGATCTGTATTGCAAAACCATAAGCCGGGATATCTTTCCTGGAATTCTTAATTTTCAGTTGGGCATTTGAAAACCTGATCATAATATCAAACTTCTCATTATCAAAAAACGGCTGTACCCATTCAGGGATATTTTTATCTACCCAAAATGTACCTTTCGCCACCGCATAGGTTTTTGCATGGGCATTTCTGGTAGCATAATTGACGTCACTGATAGAGGAAGATTGTTCAACGAAATCTGCTATAGATTGTTTGTTAATCTCTAGGAGTTCTTTTTCTTCTTCATTCAGTTCGTCGAACTTCTTATTATATTTTAGTGGATCTGGCATTTAGTTTTTAAATTCAATTATAACGCCAAGTTTCGGATTCTGTGTTAAGAGAGTATTACAATTATTTGAATTTTATAGATAAGAAAATATGAAATACTCAAGATATCATTTTAAAGCTTGTATATTTGGAATTAATAATTGTTTAAAAATTTGATTTTCAGAATGTTTTGTGATGTTGAACTTTAGTTTTCATTTTCGGCGGGGTATCAATAATTCCAGGCAATACGAATACAGTAAAACATAAAATAATTGATTTTTATATCAATTTTAGGTATCAATAAGGTCTTTAAAAGCAAAATCAGTGGTTGGTTGGGTATTTAACCTTAATGCTAAAAAGCACTATCTTTGTAAAAAAATAAAATTATGGGAGTAGCAGACATGTTATTTAAACGTAAAAAAGAATTGGCAGAAAAGAACCTGAAAGATGGTAAAGAATATATGGAAGAATATGGTAAGAGAGAAACGGTAGTTGAATTACCAAGCGGCTTACAATATGAAATCATCACAGAAGGAGACGGTGCAAAACCGGGACCTAAATCTACAGTAAAATGCCATTACCACGGAACTACAATTTCCGGAAAGGTATTCGACAGCTCTGTAAAAGAGGAACTCCTGCATCTTTTCCATTGAACAGAGTAATTGCAGGGTGGACGGAAGCTCTTCAGCTAATGCCTGTAGGAAGCAAATGGAGATTAATCATCCCTCCGCATCTGGCATATGGAGATCAGCAGATCAGCAAAGAAATCGGCCCCAACTCTACATTGGTCTTTGAAGTAGAATTGCTGGATATTAAATAGTACAGCTTAAAAATAGATTAAAAATTTACCTGACATCAGGTAAATTTTTTTATTTGTATTATCTTAGTGTTGATCAATTGCAATAGAAAATCAATTGTTCCTGAATATCAATCTGTTTGCAATGGGCAGCTGTATGGCACAAAAAATATGACTGAATGAAAAAACTTTTTTATCTTTTTATTGTTTTTGGTCTGTTGGTTTCTTGTGTTTCCAAGAAAAATCAGGCTATTAAACAAAATATTCTCACCCTTAAGGACAGTTACTGTAAAGCTCCTTTCAAGTACAATTACAGCAATAAACTTCCATCCTACAATTCAGATTCAATTTTAGAAAAGAATAAAGATCTGAAGACTATGTTTTCTGATCAAAGCATTTTAATTCTGAACGCTTTGAACAATCTTGATGAGGTTCATAAAATTGTTGAACTTAAAAAGATTCATCTTTGGCGTCCCAGGTTAAAATCCTGCAGCTTAAAACGAAAATCAACAGCAGAATTACCATTGCTTTAACCGAGCTTGATGCCGTAGCGGCAGAGTTCGACTGTGAAGGGGAAAGGGTAGCACAGATCGGAAATTATGTGGATAACCTCAACTCCTCAAGAAATAATAAACTTATTTTATATTCAATCATTGCAGGTGCAGCTTCCTCTATTGCTGGAGGAATTGTAAAAAGCGACGGATGGGATAATGCGATTGGCATCGGAGGAGGTATCCTGGGAGCCGGGTTTGGATTGGCAACACTCAATCCCAAAGGCAAAAAAGTAGAGTTTATCCATCAGAGAAATCTTTTAAGAGACATATGGCGGGAAAAACTGGAGTCTCCGAACTTCCCACCATTTATCTGGTACATGTATACAGAGAAAAAGTTTTCTAACAGGGAAGAGCATTCCATCATCAGTAACATGAAAACAAGATGGCTACATTACCAGTTTGATGATAATAAAACGGCTGCCGATCAGTCAGTAATTTTCAGTGACGGGGGATTTTACCGGGCAGATGACCTGCATAACCGCGCAGCTATGCTTAACCAGATGCAATCTGCAACGCGAACGATCAATCAAAACATCAATTATTTACTGTTAGATTTAGACAAATTAATACTTTAAGAAAAAATTAACTGTAATAAAATTTGTTACATTTGAAAAAAGTTATATCTTTGCCATGTAATTGAAATGAATAATACAAGATTTGCTACGGCAGTACATATTATGACCTTATTGGCAAAAAGTCCTCAGGAGTGGCTTACTTCTGAATGGATGGCGGGTAGCATTAATGTCAACCCGGTCATTGTACGCAAAGAAATCAGTGTATTGAGGGAAGCAGGTTTGATTGTAAGCAGACAGGGAAAAGAAGGTGGCAGCCAGCTTGCAAAAAATGCGGAAAGCATTACTATTTCACAGATCTACAGAGCAGTGAAAAATACCGAAGTATTAGGAAAGAAAAATCAAAATCCTAATCCGGCATGTAGTGTGGGAAAAGAAATTAATATTCATTTAAATACTTTATTTGAAGAAACAGATCAATTGGTAACACAATTTTTAGGCGATAAGTCATTACAGGAATTTACCGACCAGTTCGACTAAAATTTTTTACCTATAAATGTAACAAGATTTATTACAATTTAATTTTTAAAAATAAAACATTATGAAAAAAGTAGCAGTAATCGGAGCAACCGGATTTGTAGGAACACAAATAGTAAATGAACTTGCTCACAGAGGCTATACAGTTGAAGCGTTGGTAAGAGATGCATCGAAGGTAAAAACACAGGAAAATGTAACCGCAAAGAGCGTTGATGTAAACAATGTAAACGAACTGGCAGGCGCTTTAAAAGGTAGCGATGCTGTAATCAGTGCTTTCAACGCAGGTTGGACGAATCCTAATCTTTACAATGATTTCTTACATGGGTCTGAAAATATTGAAAAAGCCGTAGAAGAAGCAGGAGTAAAAAGATTAATCGTTGTTGGTGGTGCAGGCAGCCTTTATACACCTGATAATGTTCAAATTGTAGACACACCGGACTTTCCGGATGCTTACAAACCGGGAGCAACCGCAGCAAGGGACTATTTAAATAAAATCAAAGAAAACAACACTCTAGACTGGACTTTCTTTAGCCCTGCTGTAGAAATGAATCAGGCCAACGTAGGAGAAAGAACAGGAAAATACAGAACTTCACTGGAAACTCCCGTATTTGATGACAATGGAAGAAGCCGTCTTTCTGTAGAAGATGTAGCCGTAGTTTTAGTTGATGAATTGGAACAAAACAACCACATCCGTGAACGTTTTACAGCAGCTTACTAATTTTTAATCTAAAAGAACAAAATGTTAAAAAAGAAATTATTATCGTTGATCACAGTACTGAGCTTCGTCAGCTTGGTGTGGGCAGGGAATCTGAAAGTGAAGGTGTATAATCCGGGAACAAAAGCGATTTTTCCCATTACCTCTACTATTATTTATGGAGATAAAGATGCGATACTTGTTGATGCACAGTTTCAGAAGCAATATGCAGAACAGCTGGTAAAAGAAATAAAGGCTACGGGTAAAAACCTTACCACCGTTTTTATCTCTCACAGTGATCCGGATTTTTACTTTGGACTGGATGTGATTAAAAAAGCTTTCCCGAATGTGAAAATTATTTCAACAGCACAAACAGCCTATCTGATCTCAGCTTCAAAAGATGATAAATTGGCGGTATGGAAGCCACAGTTGAAGTCGGATGCTCCTTCTGAGATAATTGTTCCGGAAGCAGCAGTTTCAATTCCTGATCTTGAAGGAAATAAAATTGAAATCAAACAAAATCCTGAAGATCCTGCTCACAGTTTTCTCTGGATCCCATCAATCAAAACAATTGCCGGAGGAATTTCTGTTTCTGTAGATTCGCACCTTTGGATGGCAGATACACAGAATGTAAAGGCTATTGATCAGTGGATCGGTCAAATTGATGCTATGAAAGCACTGCATCCTCAGCAGGTTATACCTTCACACTTCGCAAAACAATCCTTAGCTCCTCAATCGCTTGATTTTGTGAAAAGTTATCTTGAGAATTACAGGAAAGCCGTAACAGAAAATAAGACGACACCTGCGATTGTAGATTTTATGGTTAAAAAATATCCGAATCTTCCGGGAAAAGATGAGCTTGAAATGGGAGTGAAAGTCTTCCGCGGAGAAATGGATTGGGATTTAAAATCTCCTTATCCCGCTATCGGCAGAAAGGTTGAAGTAGATTTCGGAACAGTGAAATTTGTTCTTGATTTTAAAGACAACAAAACCATGACATTTATAGGAACGGAAGGAAGTTCAAAGAACAGTACTGATACGGTAGAATATACAGCCGTTGAAGTAGCCAGAAATGTTTTTATGGTGTATTGGCATGAGCCTCATCTCGGTTTTAATGTAACCCATATTCAGGATTATAATAAAAATATTGTTTATTCTAATATTGCCGGTCCTGACGGGACATTTACACATCCTAAAGGAACTATTAAAATTTTAAAATAAAATCTCGGCTGCCTCTGGCAGCCGAGATTTTTGAATAAATTACTCCTCAAGATTAACCTTAAATCTTCATCCAATCAGCCGGCTGATTGTCTCCTTAGCTCACTTAAAATTATAGGAAGGTTTATAAAAACTCTGCGTCGAACCTATCTCCCACGGATTCCTCAGATATATAAGAATCTGCAAAATCAACCCAATCAGCGACAGAATAATTAAATAGCATAAAAAAGCTGCCTCATCAGAGACAGCTTTCTTTTATAGATTCATAAACAATTTCGGATTCACCGGAGTATTGTTTTTGTGTACTTCATAGT encodes the following:
- a CDS encoding Rrf2 family transcriptional regulator, producing the protein MNNTRFATAVHIMTLLAKSPQEWLTSEWMAGSINVNPVIVRKEISVLREAGLIVSRQGKEGGSQLAKNAESITISQIYRAVKNTEVLGKKNQNPNPACSVGKEINIHLNTLFEETDQLVTQFLGDKSLQEFTDQFD
- a CDS encoding NAD(P)H-binding protein — encoded protein: MKKVAVIGATGFVGTQIVNELAHRGYTVEALVRDASKVKTQENVTAKSVDVNNVNELAGALKGSDAVISAFNAGWTNPNLYNDFLHGSENIEKAVEEAGVKRLIVVGGAGSLYTPDNVQIVDTPDFPDAYKPGATAARDYLNKIKENNTLDWTFFSPAVEMNQANVGERTGKYRTSLETPVFDDNGRSRLSVEDVAVVLVDELEQNNHIRERFTAAY
- a CDS encoding MBL fold metallo-hydrolase; translated protein: MLKKKLLSLITVLSFVSLVWAGNLKVKVYNPGTKAIFPITSTIIYGDKDAILVDAQFQKQYAEQLVKEIKATGKNLTTVFISHSDPDFYFGLDVIKKAFPNVKIISTAQTAYLISASKDDKLAVWKPQLKSDAPSEIIVPEAAVSIPDLEGNKIEIKQNPEDPAHSFLWIPSIKTIAGGISVSVDSHLWMADTQNVKAIDQWIGQIDAMKALHPQQVIPSHFAKQSLAPQSLDFVKSYLENYRKAVTENKTTPAIVDFMVKKYPNLPGKDELEMGVKVFRGEMDWDLKSPYPAIGRKVEVDFGTVKFVLDFKDNKTMTFIGTEGSSKNSTDTVEYTAVEVARNVFMVYWHEPHLGFNVTHIQDYNKNIVYSNIAGPDGTFTHPKGTIKILK